A region of Paenibacillus thiaminolyticus DNA encodes the following proteins:
- a CDS encoding GNAT family N-acetyltransferase, translating into MIYKNSLDGITSGMLQGFFVDWPNPPAPDTHLRLLKQSSKVILAVDETANRVVGFITAISDGILSAYIPLLEVLPAYKNKGIGKELVTRMRTELDDIYMIDLCCDDDLVPYYDQFRMRKTNGMILRNYNRQSGS; encoded by the coding sequence ATGATATACAAGAATTCACTCGATGGGATTACTTCCGGTATGTTACAAGGATTTTTCGTGGATTGGCCGAATCCGCCGGCTCCAGACACTCACTTAAGACTACTGAAGCAAAGCAGTAAAGTGATTCTTGCGGTTGATGAGACTGCGAATCGAGTGGTTGGATTTATTACAGCGATAAGTGACGGAATTCTGTCTGCCTACATTCCATTGCTTGAAGTGTTGCCAGCGTACAAAAATAAAGGCATAGGCAAGGAATTAGTAACTCGGATGCGAACAGAATTGGATGACATCTATATGATTGATTTATGCTGTGACGACGACTTAGTTCCTTATTATGACCAATTCAGAATGAGGAAGACCAATGGCATGATTTTGCGGAACTATAATAGACAATCTGGCAGCTAA
- a CDS encoding alpha/beta fold hydrolase — MRRYKTKVGQQLIYESYERLLASWNVAWAEQDIMTTYGTTHVITAGSPADPVLLLLHGTADNSAMMWVYNIEQLSERFYVIAIDAIGGSGKSEPNERYANEFDQTAWLDELLDAMNHWHYLLKHFNNKSMMKHAITIFTDEQLESIRGKALFLIGEQDILSNYPKAIRKLEQIRLNYKIIRHAGHAINHEQPEKVNRELIEYLLA; from the coding sequence ATGCGAAGGTACAAAACGAAAGTAGGACAGCAGCTAATCTATGAATCCTATGAGAGGCTGCTGGCTTCCTGGAATGTGGCTTGGGCAGAGCAGGATATTATGACGACCTATGGAACGACCCATGTCATTACGGCGGGTTCACCTGCCGATCCCGTGTTATTATTGCTCCATGGAACGGCCGATAATTCAGCAATGATGTGGGTATACAACATTGAGCAGCTGTCCGAGAGATTCTATGTTATCGCGATAGACGCGATTGGCGGTTCCGGCAAGAGCGAGCCGAATGAACGATATGCCAATGAATTCGATCAGACGGCATGGCTTGACGAGTTGCTGGATGCCATGAACCATTGGCATTATCTGCTCAAGCATTTCAATAACAAATCGATGATGAAGCATGCCATCACGATCTTTACCGATGAGCAGTTGGAATCGATCCGCGGGAAAGCGCTATTTCTTATCGGAGAACAAGATATATTGAGCAATTATCCTAAGGCGATTCGAAAGCTGGAGCAGATTCGTCTGAACTACAAAATCATAAGGCATGCGGGCCATGCCATAAATCACGAGCAGCCGGAAAAAGTCAATCGGGAGCTTATCGAATACTTGCTGGCATAG
- a CDS encoding helix-turn-helix domain-containing protein has product MKKNKADLLLHPVRMKIILNVMRQQRATALQLHELLPEVPQATLYRHLHKLAEAEVLIVVDQYQVRGVVEKVYALSEEGVNLTEADLENITKDDHMRYFTTFVSSLLHDFSQYLEQPDINMAQDGVGYRQCSLYLSDDEFAEVIVPFQEALQKAMQHGPAPGRRRRTLSLVIIPEAENKSEGE; this is encoded by the coding sequence TTGAAAAAGAATAAAGCCGATTTGCTCCTGCATCCGGTAAGGATGAAGATCATTCTTAATGTCATGCGTCAACAACGAGCCACCGCTTTGCAATTGCACGAGCTGCTGCCCGAAGTTCCGCAGGCTACGCTTTATCGTCATCTCCATAAATTGGCCGAAGCAGAGGTGCTGATTGTCGTCGATCAATATCAAGTTCGCGGCGTAGTCGAGAAGGTATACGCATTATCTGAGGAAGGAGTGAACTTAACCGAAGCTGACCTTGAAAATATAACAAAAGATGACCATATGCGATATTTCACGACGTTCGTTTCCAGTCTGCTTCATGATTTTTCTCAATATTTAGAACAACCCGATATCAATATGGCTCAAGACGGCGTCGGTTACCGCCAATGCTCCCTCTATTTGAGTGACGATGAATTCGCAGAAGTGATCGTTCCTTTTCAGGAAGCACTGCAAAAAGCAATGCAGCACGGCCCCGCTCCGGGGAGACGGCGCCGAACGCTTTCGCTCGTCATCATTCCGGAAGCGGAAAATAAAAGCGAGGGAGAATAG
- a CDS encoding alpha/beta hydrolase family protein — protein MNAHCSEIEVTIDSAYPVAGTLSVPRAAVQPAPAILLISGTGESDRNGNGGGLNMNIYKDLADALGKMGLVTLRYDKRGTHASGGNFYDTGFWDLVEDSTACVRFLQSRPEIDPNRIVILGHSEGAIIAPVVQASQPVQGLMLIAGAFDNLVHDTMPRQSAQALQEMECAKGIKGLLFRLFNVPGRTRKQSAAFMEMALSSATPTLQFKGAKFCAKWFQEHAALNLAEYVKKVSCPLLAITGSNDIQAPPEHAKMFAEAAKGETEWHIVPQMNHILRKYDKPHTMLGLVKEYKKTITDPIDAEFLKLLEQWMRKYKFI, from the coding sequence ATGAACGCACATTGTAGTGAAATCGAGGTAACGATTGACAGCGCTTATCCTGTGGCCGGAACATTGTCGGTGCCGCGTGCCGCGGTTCAACCTGCCCCCGCGATTTTACTCATTTCCGGGACGGGAGAGAGCGATCGGAACGGCAACGGCGGCGGCCTCAACATGAATATTTATAAAGACCTGGCGGATGCGTTGGGAAAAATGGGACTGGTAACGCTGCGCTACGACAAGCGCGGTACGCATGCGAGCGGAGGGAATTTTTATGACACCGGGTTCTGGGATCTGGTGGAGGACAGCACGGCTTGCGTCCGCTTCCTGCAGTCCCGGCCAGAAATCGATCCGAATCGAATTGTCATATTGGGACATAGCGAAGGAGCGATAATCGCCCCTGTCGTGCAGGCGAGCCAGCCGGTGCAGGGGCTGATGCTGATCGCCGGCGCCTTCGATAATTTGGTGCATGACACCATGCCGCGTCAATCGGCACAGGCGCTGCAAGAAATGGAGTGCGCAAAAGGAATCAAGGGCTTGCTGTTCCGTTTGTTCAATGTGCCGGGGAGAACCAGAAAGCAAAGTGCCGCTTTTATGGAAATGGCGCTTTCCTCCGCAACGCCAACCTTGCAATTTAAAGGCGCCAAATTTTGCGCCAAATGGTTTCAAGAACATGCCGCTCTGAACCTTGCGGAATACGTGAAGAAAGTATCCTGTCCCCTTTTGGCCATCACGGGCTCGAACGATATTCAAGCTCCGCCGGAGCACGCAAAAATGTTCGCAGAAGCCGCCAAGGGCGAGACGGAATGGCATATCGTGCCGCAGATGAATCATATCCTGCGAAAATATGACAAGCCCCATACCATGCTAGGGCTAGTAAAGGAATATAAAAAAACGATCACCGATCCAATCGACGCAGAGTTCCTCAAGCTTCTCGAACAATGGATGCGAAAATATAAGTTCATTTAA
- a CDS encoding alpha/beta fold hydrolase produces the protein MNQPVVKVRNRKKRSWTKILLVFICCVALLIGSGFVYEYVSAQQAKKNYAPPGKLVDVGGFRLHVNKIGSGSPVILLEAGSRESSLIWRDIPEKLAEFATVVRYDRAGYAWSDAAPTERSGDNIVQELHSALEQEGIHGPYILVGHSVGGMYSRLFAEKYKDEVEGLILLDARPENYSRETDPIFENEGFDSATAGMPSKAVIKLLKMSGGLRLFQNSLLAQMPEKERTFFVNVEASSSFLDTAEEEDRQLAKVEEAIRNQRLDSLPVKIITHGIPNDATAFGMSAEASRQLEDIWQAQQRDMLQLSTDSELIVAERSGHMVMHDEPDLVIDAIKSVIHNRTRQDS, from the coding sequence ATGAATCAACCCGTTGTAAAAGTCAGAAATAGAAAAAAGAGATCTTGGACCAAGATACTGCTCGTTTTTATATGTTGCGTGGCGCTTTTGATCGGTTCCGGATTTGTATATGAATATGTATCCGCCCAACAAGCTAAGAAAAACTATGCCCCTCCTGGCAAGCTTGTTGATGTTGGCGGATTTCGCTTGCATGTGAATAAGATCGGCTCCGGGTCGCCTGTGATTTTGCTCGAGGCGGGCAGCAGGGAATCCAGCTTAATCTGGAGAGACATTCCGGAGAAGCTGGCTGAATTCGCTACGGTCGTACGGTATGATCGTGCCGGTTATGCCTGGAGTGATGCAGCGCCCACCGAACGTTCCGGAGACAACATTGTGCAGGAGCTGCATAGCGCATTGGAACAGGAAGGAATCCACGGCCCTTACATTCTGGTGGGTCATTCCGTGGGCGGGATGTATTCCCGATTATTCGCCGAGAAGTATAAGGATGAGGTGGAAGGGCTGATCTTGCTGGATGCCAGACCCGAGAACTATTCGAGGGAGACCGATCCGATTTTTGAGAACGAAGGATTTGACTCGGCTACGGCGGGAATGCCCTCCAAAGCGGTCATCAAGCTATTGAAAATGTCCGGCGGTCTCCGACTATTTCAAAATTCGTTGTTAGCCCAAATGCCGGAAAAAGAAAGAACCTTCTTCGTCAATGTGGAGGCTTCGTCCAGCTTCCTGGATACAGCGGAAGAGGAAGATCGGCAATTGGCGAAGGTCGAAGAAGCCATTCGGAACCAGCGCCTTGATTCCCTTCCCGTAAAAATCATTACACACGGGATCCCGAACGACGCCACCGCATTCGGGATGTCGGCCGAAGCCAGCAGACAGCTGGAAGACATTTGGCAAGCGCAGCAGCGGGACATGCTGCAGCTCTCCACCGACAGCGAGCTGATTGTAGCGGAAAGAAGCGGCCATATGGTCATGCATGATGAGCCGGACTTAGTCATAGATGCGATTAAAAGTGTAATCCACAACCGTACACGGCAAGACTCTTAA
- a CDS encoding GNAT family N-acetyltransferase — protein sequence MVKQSDNSRFRIIAINEAIQEQAIAIILEGLEERFGFLDRTLNPDLRDIQRHYIDKGYMFLVGMLDAEPIGTGALVEETEDTGRIVRMSVSKPYRRHGYAHMILSELERKAVEQGMRRLVLETNKEWQSAVQFYEANGFEQYAIDDRRTHMEKWI from the coding sequence ATGGTGAAGCAGAGCGATAACAGCCGCTTTCGCATCATAGCGATCAACGAAGCGATTCAGGAGCAGGCCATAGCGATTATTTTAGAAGGCTTGGAGGAACGATTCGGCTTCCTGGATCGAACCTTGAATCCCGACTTGCGGGATATTCAACGCCATTACATAGACAAAGGGTATATGTTCCTCGTCGGCATGCTCGATGCGGAACCGATTGGCACCGGCGCATTAGTAGAAGAGACAGAAGACACCGGACGGATCGTCCGCATGTCCGTCTCCAAGCCTTATCGAAGACATGGATATGCCCATATGATCCTGTCTGAACTGGAACGGAAGGCAGTGGAGCAAGGAATGAGGCGCCTCGTTCTGGAGACGAATAAAGAATGGCAAAGCGCGGTCCAATTCTATGAAGCGAATGGCTTTGAGCAATATGCGATAGATGATAGACGAACCCATATGGAGAAATGGATATAA
- a CDS encoding DEAD/DEAH box helicase, protein MGFQLDDQMIRLLCGRFSYEDGEVLFQSHKVMIARETGSGTPRYEAAIEEDKLILQVTVEFSHGEEMKASCTCPAFHPEDQYCAHIAAALMAIHDRQLADEAPEQGRDGRLQTVEDAGERILKLFDEKPLRPTEARPLFDPREVLDVEFICKPVICRDEKYRLGIELRIGPRRLYKVQYVEELLRGIEHREACKVSRYFTYDPELHSFRSANNAVLQLLIRMLDSDMRYIETAHDSERLLLIHASVWEELLPLLTAAPAVKVMQGGSSFDGIVIADGPLPLVFGFDQSQIKDQGYELDIAGLERVIPMTAYGCALSEGKLWSLPQEPLKRLADLQRIVDASHSNRIAIKPEQAEPFMEKVIPGLMKLGQVRISQSVSDQMVRTPLVAKLYLDRVKERLLAGLEFHYGTMVINPLESRGQGSGEGRILLRDGEKERRILELLERNSFVKTEGGFFLADEEQEFDFLYHVLPELEKLVHVFATTAVKLRLHPLSDRPAVKVDVDERTDWLEFQFEMDGIPEAEIRRIIQALEEKRKYHRLSNGALLPLDRAELQEIIAFLNDMGMRQEHIQGTRLRLPVARGLQWMDTVHTGSAIRLGKGFRKLLEHMRNPDHLEFPIPASIAPILREYQQYGFQWLKTLAHYRLGGILADEMGLGKTIQSIAFVLSVLPDIRDAGMPALIVSPASLMYNWRNELNRFAPELRVAIADGSKEERSRIVRDASRTDVIITSYPLLRQDIGQIAGTRFHTLILDEAQAFKNYATLTAQAVKAIQARHRFALTGTPVENRLEELWSICDVICPGLFPGRREFNELSRDAVARRVRPFLLRRLKSDVLKELPDKIESQQASQLLPEQKKLYVAYLAELRQETVKHLRTGGFRKNRIKILAGLTRLRQLCCHPALFVEGYAGSSAKFEQLLDMIAEYRSAGRRMLVFSQFTEMLGLIARELSKHGVPYFYLDGQTPARERVELCGRFNEGERDLFLLSLKAGGTGLNLTGADTIILYDLWWNPAVEQQAADRAHRIGQKNVVQVIRLVTQGTIEEKMYELQQKKMNLIQEVLEPSQEGLSAITEEEIRELLML, encoded by the coding sequence TTGGGCTTTCAGTTAGATGATCAGATGATTCGACTGCTGTGCGGCCGGTTCTCCTATGAGGACGGGGAAGTTTTGTTCCAATCGCACAAAGTGATGATAGCAAGGGAGACAGGATCAGGGACGCCGCGTTACGAGGCAGCGATCGAAGAGGACAAGCTCATCCTTCAAGTTACCGTTGAGTTTTCGCATGGGGAAGAGATGAAGGCTTCATGCACTTGTCCGGCATTTCATCCCGAGGACCAATACTGCGCTCATATTGCCGCGGCGCTGATGGCTATTCACGACAGGCAGCTTGCGGATGAAGCCCCGGAGCAGGGACGGGACGGCAGGCTGCAGACCGTAGAGGATGCAGGGGAGCGGATATTGAAGCTGTTCGATGAGAAGCCGCTTCGTCCAACCGAAGCCCGTCCTCTCTTCGATCCGAGGGAAGTGCTTGACGTGGAATTCATATGCAAGCCCGTGATCTGCAGGGATGAGAAGTACAGGCTCGGGATAGAGCTGAGAATCGGCCCGCGCCGGTTATACAAGGTTCAATATGTAGAGGAATTGCTCCGTGGCATCGAGCACCGCGAAGCGTGCAAGGTGTCCAGATATTTTACGTACGACCCGGAGCTTCACAGCTTCCGTTCAGCAAATAACGCGGTCCTTCAGCTTCTGATACGCATGCTCGACAGTGATATGAGGTATATAGAGACGGCACATGATTCCGAACGGCTGCTGCTCATTCATGCTTCCGTGTGGGAAGAGCTTCTTCCCCTGCTCACGGCGGCTCCGGCAGTTAAGGTGATGCAGGGCGGCAGCAGCTTCGATGGGATCGTTATCGCGGACGGGCCGCTCCCGCTTGTCTTCGGCTTCGATCAGTCTCAGATAAAAGATCAAGGTTACGAGCTGGACATAGCAGGTCTGGAACGGGTTATCCCGATGACGGCCTATGGATGCGCGCTCTCCGAAGGGAAGCTGTGGAGCCTTCCGCAGGAGCCGCTCAAACGCCTTGCCGATCTGCAGCGGATCGTCGACGCATCTCATAGCAACCGGATTGCGATTAAGCCGGAGCAAGCGGAGCCATTTATGGAGAAGGTCATCCCGGGCTTGATGAAGCTGGGCCAAGTCCGGATTAGCCAATCCGTCTCCGATCAAATGGTGCGGACGCCGCTTGTCGCCAAGCTGTATCTCGATCGGGTCAAGGAACGCCTCCTTGCCGGATTGGAGTTCCATTACGGCACGATGGTCATCAATCCGCTGGAGAGCAGAGGACAGGGGAGCGGCGAGGGCCGGATTCTGCTCCGGGACGGCGAGAAGGAGCGGCGGATACTAGAGCTGCTGGAGCGCAATTCCTTCGTGAAGACGGAGGGAGGGTTCTTTCTGGCCGATGAAGAGCAAGAGTTCGACTTCCTCTATCATGTGCTGCCTGAACTGGAGAAGCTTGTCCACGTCTTCGCGACCACGGCGGTAAAGTTGAGGCTGCATCCCCTGTCTGATCGCCCAGCCGTAAAGGTCGACGTCGATGAGCGCACGGATTGGCTGGAGTTCCAGTTCGAGATGGACGGGATTCCGGAAGCGGAGATCCGCCGCATTATCCAGGCTCTCGAAGAAAAGCGAAAATACCACCGGCTATCCAACGGCGCGCTGCTTCCGCTCGATCGCGCCGAGCTTCAGGAAATCATCGCCTTTCTCAATGATATGGGGATGCGGCAGGAGCATATCCAAGGGACGAGGCTGCGGCTGCCGGTTGCGCGCGGACTTCAATGGATGGATACGGTGCACACAGGAAGTGCGATCCGTCTCGGCAAAGGGTTCCGCAAGCTGCTGGAGCATATGCGCAATCCCGACCATCTGGAATTCCCCATACCCGCTTCGATTGCTCCGATTTTGCGCGAGTACCAGCAGTATGGATTCCAATGGCTGAAGACACTCGCCCATTATCGCCTCGGCGGGATATTGGCGGATGAGATGGGATTGGGCAAGACGATCCAGAGCATTGCCTTCGTGCTCTCTGTGCTGCCGGACATCCGGGATGCAGGCATGCCGGCCCTGATTGTGTCTCCGGCTTCTCTCATGTACAACTGGCGCAATGAGCTCAACCGCTTCGCGCCCGAGCTTCGCGTCGCGATTGCGGACGGAAGCAAGGAAGAGAGAAGCCGCATCGTGCGCGATGCATCCCGCACCGATGTCATCATTACCTCGTATCCTCTGTTGCGCCAGGATATCGGACAGATTGCGGGCACGAGGTTCCATACGCTGATATTGGACGAGGCCCAGGCGTTCAAGAACTATGCGACCCTGACGGCCCAAGCCGTAAAGGCCATTCAGGCCCGGCATCGCTTCGCTCTGACGGGAACTCCTGTGGAGAACCGGTTGGAGGAGTTGTGGTCGATCTGCGACGTTATTTGTCCCGGACTGTTCCCGGGGAGACGGGAATTCAATGAGCTCTCGCGGGATGCGGTGGCGCGGCGGGTGCGCCCCTTCCTGCTGCGCCGATTGAAGTCCGACGTACTGAAGGAGCTGCCGGATAAGATCGAATCGCAGCAAGCGTCGCAGCTGCTGCCGGAGCAGAAGAAGCTTTACGTAGCGTACCTCGCGGAGCTGCGGCAGGAAACGGTGAAGCATCTGCGCACAGGCGGCTTCCGGAAGAACCGGATCAAAATATTGGCGGGCTTGACCCGGCTGCGCCAGCTCTGCTGCCATCCCGCCTTGTTCGTCGAAGGCTATGCCGGCAGCTCGGCGAAGTTCGAACAATTGCTGGATATGATAGCGGAGTATCGGAGCGCTGGCAGGCGCATGCTTGTCTTTTCCCAATTCACGGAGATGCTCGGTCTGATTGCGCGGGAGCTGAGCAAGCATGGCGTGCCGTATTTCTACCTGGACGGCCAGACGCCTGCCCGCGAACGAGTCGAGCTGTGCGGCCGATTCAACGAGGGGGAGCGGGATCTGTTCCTTCTCTCGCTGAAGGCGGGAGGAACGGGATTGAACCTGACTGGAGCAGACACGATCATTCTGTACGATCTGTGGTGGAATCCGGCGGTGGAGCAGCAAGCGGCTGATCGGGCCCATCGGATCGGGCAGAAGAACGTCGTTCAAGTTATCCGTCTTGTGACGCAAGGCACGATTGAAGAGAAGATGTATGAGCTCCAGCAGAAAAAAATGAACTTGATTCAAGAAGTGCTTGAACCGAGTCAGGAAGGATTATCCGCCATCACGGAAGAGGAAATCCGGGAGCTGCTCATGCTCTGA
- a CDS encoding class I SAM-dependent methyltransferase, translating into MEKQKLIQIFDRQANQYDKKREGPKVKQWRQQLLSDAKGEVLELAVGAGANFPFYPPGVQVTAADFSPAMLEKAQRAAREHRLDARFMCADIEELDFAAYSFDTVVSTLSMCSYDQPRMVLEKMKRWCRPDGSILLMEHGISSYRVLSAVQKALNPLLYRAYGCHHTRDIQELVREAGLEILKAESYWLDMVQLVWARPGALGGTGG; encoded by the coding sequence ATGGAGAAGCAGAAGTTAATTCAAATTTTCGACAGGCAGGCGAACCAGTACGATAAGAAAAGAGAAGGCCCGAAAGTAAAGCAATGGCGGCAGCAGCTTCTAAGCGATGCGAAGGGCGAAGTGCTTGAGCTGGCCGTAGGGGCAGGCGCGAATTTCCCATTTTATCCTCCCGGCGTACAGGTTACGGCAGCCGACTTCAGCCCGGCGATGCTGGAGAAGGCGCAGCGGGCCGCCAGGGAGCATCGACTTGATGCCCGATTTATGTGTGCGGATATTGAAGAGTTGGACTTCGCTGCGTATTCATTCGATACGGTCGTGTCCACGTTATCGATGTGCAGTTATGACCAGCCGCGCATGGTGCTGGAGAAAATGAAGCGGTGGTGCAGACCCGATGGCTCGATTCTGCTCATGGAGCATGGCATCAGTTCCTATCGTGTATTATCCGCCGTTCAGAAGGCATTGAATCCGTTGCTGTACCGGGCATATGGATGTCATCATACCAGAGATATTCAGGAGCTGGTGCGTGAAGCGGGCCTTGAGATCCTCAAAGCGGAAAGCTATTGGCTTGATATGGTCCAACTGGTCTGGGCACGGCCCGGAGCGCTGGGGGGAACAGGGGGATGA
- a CDS encoding BtrH N-terminal domain-containing protein, whose protein sequence is MPSIYLEQIQMKRESKSFTDSLYAILTAANGFDGPKYLLSGLSGMAFKFSVHEKLLPLSVTAYGQWGSEHYPAIDNMGFFTVSDGGRTRHSSFRYYQQDAVQWVKESLDQGRGVIYWIPEFGVIQGYDDEDRVFYIQDGWSADSHILLYDNFGLNVTPFWYCQVVGEQVAVDRSKQVLESLRLAVQEWESPYKTLPSTEIGSGELAYDFLIRGLGHGDYDEYGAVYIIDSYIQSRREIRSYLQDEGGSLPGLGEAVPIYDRLISVLADASECIAVQGGARRVERKRLASLQHAIAEAKKLDGEAIELFRELSGQYPDLKRETIPRWGLHIPR, encoded by the coding sequence ATGCCGAGTATCTACTTGGAACAGATACAGATGAAGCGGGAATCGAAGTCGTTCACCGACAGCCTGTACGCGATATTGACGGCGGCCAACGGGTTCGACGGACCGAAATATTTGCTCTCCGGACTGAGCGGGATGGCGTTCAAGTTCTCTGTGCATGAGAAGCTGCTGCCCCTGTCGGTTACGGCCTATGGGCAGTGGGGGAGCGAGCATTATCCGGCGATAGACAACATGGGTTTTTTTACAGTAAGCGATGGAGGCAGAACGAGGCATTCTTCGTTCCGCTATTATCAGCAGGATGCCGTCCAATGGGTGAAGGAGAGTCTGGATCAGGGGCGGGGCGTCATCTATTGGATCCCGGAATTCGGCGTCATCCAAGGCTATGATGATGAAGATCGGGTCTTCTACATACAGGACGGTTGGTCTGCGGACAGTCATATCCTGCTCTATGACAACTTCGGATTGAATGTCACCCCGTTCTGGTACTGTCAGGTGGTGGGAGAGCAGGTGGCTGTAGACCGCTCGAAGCAGGTGCTGGAATCGCTGCGGCTAGCCGTCCAGGAGTGGGAGAGCCCATACAAGACGCTGCCGTCCACCGAGATTGGTTCCGGTGAGCTGGCTTATGACTTTCTCATTCGCGGCTTGGGGCACGGGGATTATGACGAATACGGCGCCGTCTATATTATCGACTCGTATATTCAATCCCGGCGTGAGATACGCTCCTACCTGCAAGACGAAGGCGGGAGCTTGCCCGGCTTGGGCGAGGCCGTTCCCATCTATGACCGGCTCATCTCTGTTCTGGCGGATGCGTCGGAATGCATCGCCGTGCAGGGCGGCGCGAGACGAGTCGAGCGGAAGCGGCTTGCATCGCTGCAGCATGCGATCGCCGAAGCGAAGAAGCTGGACGGGGAAGCGATTGAGCTGTTCCGCGAACTGTCGGGACAATATCCGGATCTGAAAAGGGAGACGATCCCGCGATGGGGACTCCATATCCCAAGATGA
- a CDS encoding helix-turn-helix transcriptional regulator, which produces MSNMHRIQWFDQQIRAGFYPNSSKLAEQFEISKRQAQRDIEYLEVSLRAPLLYVAKHRGYVYEDKAYMLPLLYITEEEQDVLRFLAHRYRQYNYENAAVVQRIAHVLERFAGPPEEAGEHRLPIFAAHPQRMQHWQLLSHAIRERRIVQIRYREGGQEAELPIRPLHFTAYYNSDYITAYCEQSCRKRAFRLDGILHVQVTGETFDLDEIDRTDWEDAPIPQRKPYLARIEVGAPLHGESWHGYPIRSMHDLMYEVEFYDPDCFMQHLLTAEWERLLSPKWLQAKLRDRCGRIAARLEEKGR; this is translated from the coding sequence ATGAGCAATATGCACCGGATTCAATGGTTCGATCAGCAGATCAGAGCTGGGTTCTACCCGAACAGCAGTAAGCTAGCGGAGCAGTTCGAAATCTCGAAGCGGCAGGCGCAGCGGGATATCGAGTATTTGGAAGTCTCTCTCCGCGCTCCGCTGCTGTATGTGGCCAAGCACCGCGGTTATGTCTATGAGGATAAGGCGTATATGCTGCCGCTGCTGTACATTACGGAAGAAGAACAGGACGTGTTGAGATTCCTGGCTCATCGGTACCGTCAATATAACTATGAGAACGCGGCTGTCGTGCAGCGCATTGCCCATGTGCTGGAGCGCTTCGCCGGGCCGCCGGAGGAAGCGGGGGAGCATCGCCTGCCGATCTTCGCCGCTCATCCTCAGCGGATGCAGCATTGGCAGCTGCTGTCTCATGCGATCCGGGAGCGGCGTATTGTTCAGATTCGCTACCGTGAAGGCGGCCAAGAAGCGGAGCTGCCGATTCGTCCGCTTCATTTCACTGCATATTACAATTCGGACTATATTACGGCTTATTGTGAACAGTCATGCAGAAAGCGCGCCTTCCGGCTGGACGGCATTCTCCATGTGCAGGTAACGGGAGAGACATTCGACCTGGACGAGATAGACCGCACGGATTGGGAAGATGCGCCGATACCGCAGCGAAAGCCCTATCTGGCACGAATCGAGGTGGGAGCTCCGCTGCATGGGGAGTCGTGGCACGGTTACCCGATTCGCTCCATGCATGATCTGATGTACGAGGTCGAGTTCTATGATCCCGATTGCTTCATGCAGCATCTGCTCACCGCGGAGTGGGAGCGGCTGCTGTCTCCGAAATGGCTGCAGGCGAAGCTGCGGGACCGGTGCGGGCGCATCGCCGCCCGGCTGGAGGAAAAGGGGCGGTAA